Proteins co-encoded in one Vibrio sp. SNU_ST1 genomic window:
- the modC gene encoding molybdenum ABC transporter ATP-binding protein ModC — protein sequence MSALVLQYQQQLGETFFDIDLELPSSGITAIFGRSGAGKTSLINAISGLKQPDNGLISVSGTILFDSENGINLPTHKRNVGYVFQESRLFPHMKVAANLKYGMKCVDNAHFEQIVSLLSLGSLLDRYPARLSGGEKQRVAIGRALLSKPSILLMDEPLASLDLPRKREVMPFLENLSETVQIPIIYVTHSLNEILRLANHLVIIDQGKVISSGVTEEVWASRAMQPWQSFSEQSSLFEATLAEHNDDYALSRLTLGKSTSLWVQKVSSELGATVRLQVRANDVSIALQQPEGTSIRNILPVTIKSVETHQQGSNKQSVAVELELESGCYLWATITLWALDELNLEIGQRVYAQIKGVSVAQRDIAITH from the coding sequence ATGAGCGCTTTGGTCCTCCAATATCAGCAACAGCTTGGTGAAACGTTTTTTGATATTGACTTAGAATTGCCAAGTAGCGGCATTACGGCAATTTTCGGTCGTTCTGGTGCAGGTAAAACCTCACTTATCAATGCCATTAGTGGTCTCAAACAACCAGATAATGGCTTGATCAGTGTATCTGGAACCATTCTGTTTGATAGTGAAAATGGTATCAACTTACCAACTCACAAACGCAACGTCGGCTATGTATTCCAAGAATCGCGATTGTTCCCACACATGAAGGTAGCGGCGAATTTAAAGTACGGCATGAAATGCGTCGATAACGCGCACTTTGAACAAATAGTCTCGCTGCTATCGTTAGGCTCGCTGCTTGATCGTTATCCTGCCCGTTTGTCTGGTGGTGAGAAGCAGCGCGTGGCGATTGGCCGCGCACTGCTATCAAAGCCAAGCATTTTGTTGATGGATGAGCCTTTAGCGTCTCTTGATTTGCCTCGTAAGCGTGAGGTGATGCCTTTTCTGGAAAACTTATCTGAAACCGTCCAAATACCGATTATCTATGTCACCCATAGCCTCAATGAAATATTACGCTTGGCAAATCATCTTGTGATTATTGATCAAGGCAAAGTCATTTCATCGGGCGTGACGGAAGAAGTATGGGCATCGAGAGCCATGCAGCCGTGGCAATCCTTCTCAGAGCAAAGCTCATTGTTTGAAGCGACATTAGCGGAACATAATGATGATTATGCGCTATCGCGTCTAACGCTAGGTAAATCAACGTCGCTTTGGGTTCAGAAGGTGTCGAGCGAGCTTGGCGCTACGGTTAGGCTACAAGTGAGGGCAAATGACGTCTCTATCGCGCTACAACAGCCAGAAGGGACTTCGATACGTAATATCCTTCCTGTCACCATAAAAAGCGTAGAGACGCACCAACAAGGCTCGAATAAGCAGAGTGTCGCTGTCGAGTTAGAACTTGAGTCCGGATGCTACCTATGGGCAACCATTACATTGTGGGCGCTGGATGAGCTGAATTTAGAAATTGGACAACGTGTCTACGCACAAATTAAAGGCGTGAGTGTCGCGCAAAGAGATATCGCGATAACGCACTAA
- a CDS encoding DUF3069 domain-containing protein: MSDATNNDQQEIDLTTISPELRQVIEFDGVPKEMHFMVTSIHEVSEEAVREAWDSLPASAQNVLDNFEQFHALISVSQAFAGVNVMEEFPTLKLPEDMTDEEKEEYRAQLLDQVLHNCVKDMVKQIKKARRDAILKRDFKEVFIR; the protein is encoded by the coding sequence ATGTCAGACGCTACAAACAACGACCAACAAGAAATCGATTTAACCACTATCTCACCAGAACTTCGTCAAGTTATCGAATTTGATGGCGTGCCAAAAGAGATGCACTTTATGGTTACGTCAATTCACGAAGTGTCTGAAGAAGCAGTACGCGAAGCTTGGGATAGCCTGCCAGCAAGCGCACAAAATGTTTTAGACAACTTCGAGCAATTCCACGCTCTAATCTCAGTTAGCCAAGCTTTCGCTGGTGTTAACGTGATGGAAGAGTTCCCTACTCTTAAACTTCCAGAAGACATGACTGATGAAGAAAAAGAAGAGTACCGAGCTCAACTGCTAGACCAAGTTCTACACAACTGTGTAAAAGACATGGTTAAACAAATCAAGAAAGCGCGTCGTGATGCTATCTTGAAGCGTGATTTCAAAGAAGTTTTCATCCGCTAA
- a CDS encoding diguanylate cyclase, giving the protein MRILLVDDVQLDRMQLAIRLKQLGHVVEAVGSGKEALNVYSDFDPELVLLDISMPDMDGFEVANEVRRQFPEWVPIIFLSGHEEPEMIAKAIDAGGDDYLIKPVNKVVLNSKLIAMQRIAHMRRELKQSTAKLEELNILLQQQANEDGLTKLYNRRYMDTKLEESIAWHGRRNISMTVILLDVDFFKPYNDNYGHIQGDKCLQGLANTLKELFVRAGEFVGRYGGEEFVIILSDTDSSGANLQANRVKEALHQMNYAHDYSAVSDRVTASQGVLSFVPEGGEAIASIYEKVDQALYQAKQSGRNTYIQRDIMELEQ; this is encoded by the coding sequence ATGCGCATATTGCTGGTTGATGACGTTCAACTGGATAGGATGCAACTCGCTATTCGACTCAAGCAACTGGGTCATGTTGTAGAAGCTGTTGGTAGCGGAAAAGAAGCCCTGAATGTTTATTCTGATTTTGATCCTGAACTCGTGTTACTGGATATAAGCATGCCAGACATGGATGGTTTTGAGGTCGCTAACGAGGTTCGTCGGCAATTCCCAGAATGGGTTCCGATCATCTTTTTGAGCGGTCATGAAGAGCCTGAAATGATCGCAAAAGCGATTGATGCCGGCGGCGATGATTATTTAATCAAACCGGTAAACAAAGTTGTTTTGAACTCTAAGTTGATTGCGATGCAGCGTATTGCGCACATGAGACGAGAGTTAAAACAGAGTACCGCCAAACTCGAAGAACTGAATATTTTACTGCAACAACAAGCCAACGAAGACGGCCTAACCAAATTGTACAACCGTCGATATATGGATACTAAGCTTGAAGAGAGCATTGCGTGGCACGGACGACGTAATATATCCATGACCGTCATACTACTCGACGTTGACTTCTTTAAGCCTTACAACGATAACTATGGCCACATTCAAGGGGATAAGTGCCTGCAAGGGCTTGCCAATACTCTGAAAGAGCTCTTTGTTCGAGCTGGAGAGTTTGTCGGTCGTTACGGTGGAGAAGAGTTCGTCATCATTCTGAGTGATACCGACAGCTCTGGGGCTAATTTACAGGCCAATCGTGTAAAAGAAGCACTGCATCAAATGAACTACGCCCACGACTACTCAGCAGTGTCTGACAGGGTGACAGCGTCACAAGGTGTGTTGTCATTCGTACCTGAAGGTGGTGAAGCTATCGCTTCTATTTACGAAAAGGTTGACCAAGCACTGTATCAGGCCAAGCAAAGTGGAAGAAATACCTACATACAACGCGATATTATGGAGCTTGAGCAATAG
- a CDS encoding Solitary outer membrane autotransporter beta-barrel domain yields the protein MTNSNKGLVLTLFVSVSPTAVNAASLSELVRKDIEQTFATSVLLNDTDVFTFGINNFDPNKVFSLDNEDIGSNDSVSRRQNIASLSLPYTFEVPSYIEDNHQEVTLRLSALRIEKDVQYASSTISDFQKESVVSGYVEYANVSQLNEYWSFSSAIGNHISYYRNDFEYRSSLLAPIQGQLDGLYLNTDAWAYIIEPKIKLMFEDKNDWGKYKLSTSWHYFNGVGWGEANNGNIGHPEGWYIANEAKIFYDLVRWDKNITSMYSSIRRIDIGGDTVASMGTTAYYEGSVGWLLNPNLFNDWVDNVGIGFTINYGSSLKGGSLVIFFNQD from the coding sequence ATGACTAACTCAAACAAAGGTCTTGTATTAACTCTGTTTGTTTCCGTGTCTCCAACAGCTGTTAACGCAGCTTCACTCTCTGAACTGGTCAGGAAAGACATTGAACAAACCTTCGCAACGAGTGTTTTGCTCAATGATACGGACGTGTTTACCTTTGGCATTAATAATTTTGATCCCAACAAAGTCTTTAGTTTGGACAATGAAGATATTGGCTCTAATGACTCAGTAAGTCGCCGACAAAATATCGCGTCCCTCAGCCTTCCTTATACCTTTGAAGTGCCAAGTTATATTGAAGACAACCATCAAGAAGTAACACTTCGTTTATCTGCGTTGCGGATAGAGAAGGATGTTCAATATGCCAGTTCAACGATAAGCGACTTTCAAAAAGAGTCTGTTGTTTCTGGTTACGTTGAATATGCGAACGTATCCCAATTAAACGAATACTGGAGTTTTAGTTCTGCAATTGGTAACCATATTTCCTATTATCGAAACGATTTTGAATACCGTTCTTCGTTGCTTGCGCCAATTCAAGGTCAACTGGATGGTCTTTACCTGAACACGGATGCTTGGGCATACATAATAGAGCCTAAGATAAAGTTGATGTTTGAAGATAAGAATGACTGGGGAAAATATAAACTCAGTACCAGTTGGCATTACTTTAATGGTGTCGGTTGGGGTGAAGCCAATAACGGTAACATTGGTCACCCAGAAGGTTGGTACATAGCAAATGAAGCTAAGATCTTCTATGACTTAGTTCGTTGGGACAAAAACATCACATCCATGTATTCGAGTATAAGAAGAATAGATATTGGTGGTGATACTGTCGCGTCTATGGGCACTACAGCTTACTACGAAGGTAGTGTAGGTTGGTTGCTTAACCCAAATCTGTTCAATGACTGGGTCGACAATGTAGGAATAGGGTTTACTATCAATTACGGAAGTAGTTTGAAAGGAGGGAGCTTAGTCATCTTCTTTAACCAAGACTAG